One segment of Candidatus Nitrospira nitrosa DNA contains the following:
- a CDS encoding tetratricopeptide repeat protein: MMSNRVILMTPSRCKRRIHPTLLLVWLLVGLFTSIQAEAAPADRWQQLTDEGTLAREQARYRQAEQVFLAAAQQAEQFGVTDTRVAATFNNLGLVFHEQGQYARAKSYYERALAVWEQALGTEHAEVATALHNLAEVYQQEGELERAEAYYLRALTIGERVLEPGHTQLAIAHNGLGVLYRKEGYLVQAETRFHLALAQLERQDGTESTDLAPILNNLASLYKEKELYVFAEPLYQRALAIRRAHLGDSHPAVAICLNNLANLYHAEGLHELADQRYRQAIASNEGSKEPSEGLMASILGNWAMLAHDRGLLDEARLRYERALVIQEQTLGRSHPMVAMLLDRYAVLLHDFGQSLQAGLMATRASAIRTQGIK, encoded by the coding sequence ATGATGTCGAATCGAGTCATACTGATGACCCCGAGCAGGTGTAAACGACGGATTCATCCCACCCTTCTTCTCGTCTGGCTGCTGGTGGGCCTTTTTACATCAATTCAAGCCGAGGCGGCACCGGCTGATCGATGGCAGCAGTTGACGGACGAGGGAACACTCGCGCGTGAACAGGCCAGGTACAGGCAAGCGGAACAGGTCTTTCTGGCGGCGGCTCAACAGGCAGAGCAATTTGGCGTGACCGATACACGCGTGGCAGCGACGTTCAACAATTTGGGATTGGTCTTTCATGAGCAAGGACAGTATGCAAGAGCGAAGTCTTACTATGAGCGGGCGTTAGCCGTCTGGGAGCAGGCGCTCGGCACTGAACATGCCGAGGTGGCGACCGCTCTACATAACCTAGCGGAAGTCTATCAGCAGGAAGGTGAGCTTGAGCGGGCCGAGGCGTACTATCTACGGGCACTCACGATAGGAGAACGAGTTCTAGAGCCAGGCCATACTCAGTTGGCAATCGCACACAACGGATTGGGAGTTCTCTACCGGAAAGAGGGGTATCTCGTTCAAGCAGAAACGAGATTTCATCTGGCGCTAGCCCAGCTGGAACGGCAGGATGGAACCGAATCAACCGACCTCGCGCCGATTCTGAACAATCTCGCATCGCTCTATAAAGAAAAAGAGTTGTACGTCTTTGCCGAGCCGCTCTATCAGCGCGCGCTGGCCATTCGCCGCGCGCATCTCGGAGACTCGCATCCCGCAGTTGCCATTTGCCTGAACAATTTGGCCAACCTCTACCATGCCGAAGGACTCCATGAACTTGCCGATCAGCGCTATCGCCAGGCGATTGCCAGCAATGAGGGTTCAAAGGAACCGTCTGAAGGACTGATGGCCAGTATTCTTGGCAACTGGGCGATGCTCGCGCACGATCGGGGGTTACTGGATGAGGCGCGGTTGAGGTATGAACGGGCGCTTGTCATTCAGGAACAGACGCTGGGAAGAAGTCATCCCATGGTGGCCATGCTACTGGATCGCTATGCTGTGCTGCTCCATGACTTCGGACAGTCATTGCAGGCCGGACTGATGGCAACCAGAGCGTCGGCCATTCGGACACAAGGAATCAAATAA
- a CDS encoding response regulator, with protein MMKTEQEESHSVRVLLVDDSNSALHELETALSKQNRIMVVGTACSEIDAQAAVQICQPNVVVLEMLVGRMSGINICRTLRQKHPNIAVLFFTAKDDASLLRSAINAGAQGYLLKSASCEALLKTIEAVAIGRVVIDPSLTSQVFTWIRERKRVTPRWSMANSSVEDLKFHVYVPS; from the coding sequence ATGATGAAGACAGAACAGGAAGAGAGTCACTCCGTTCGCGTGCTGTTGGTTGATGATTCCAACAGTGCGCTCCATGAGTTGGAAACAGCACTTTCAAAGCAGAATCGGATCATGGTGGTCGGCACGGCCTGCTCTGAGATCGATGCGCAAGCAGCGGTGCAGATATGTCAGCCGAACGTGGTCGTCCTGGAGATGCTCGTCGGACGAATGAGCGGGATCAACATATGTAGAACCCTTCGACAAAAACATCCGAACATCGCCGTCCTATTTTTCACCGCAAAGGATGATGCAAGCCTTCTGCGCTCGGCAATCAATGCCGGGGCGCAAGGCTATCTATTGAAGTCGGCATCATGCGAGGCGCTCCTAAAAACCATCGAAGCCGTCGCAATCGGGCGGGTGGTAATTGATCCCAGTTTGACCAGCCAGGTCTTTACCTGGATTCGGGAAAGGAAGCGAGTTACGCCACGATGGTCCATGGCGAATTCGTCGGTTGAGGATCTGAAGTTTCACGTGTACGTGCCATCCTGA
- a CDS encoding DUF4082 domain-containing protein, whose protein sequence is MRSHRFIGFPGLILLCVCTVWSSLAQAAAIDLTEIIFEYDGSTWTLGWKFSVTAPTSVEALGVYDSGQDGLAGPAQVGLWLASGGAPLVQTTIAAGTDAALDGYFRFAPVSSTALTPGIEYIVGAHLDSDATSLFGGNGIVDPRVSVIDARYSTLGTGFAFPDQTDPGTEGAAFLGGNFQLTAVPLPAAAWLFGSGVIGMLGLARRQFQESRKTMNQSHE, encoded by the coding sequence ATGCGCTCCCATCGATTCATCGGTTTCCCAGGACTTATTCTGTTGTGTGTCTGCACGGTCTGGTCCTCCTTGGCCCAAGCGGCCGCGATTGATCTCACCGAGATCATCTTTGAATACGACGGCTCAACGTGGACATTGGGCTGGAAATTCTCCGTGACCGCTCCAACTTCTGTTGAGGCGTTGGGCGTCTACGATTCCGGCCAAGACGGTCTGGCTGGGCCTGCTCAGGTCGGGCTATGGCTTGCCTCCGGCGGGGCGCCGCTCGTCCAGACCACGATCGCAGCCGGAACTGATGCTGCACTAGACGGATATTTCCGATTTGCGCCGGTGAGCAGCACCGCGCTCACACCTGGGATCGAATATATTGTCGGGGCGCATCTGGACAGCGACGCTACGTCCCTCTTCGGCGGAAATGGGATCGTCGATCCTCGCGTCTCCGTGATCGATGCTCGCTATTCCACTCTAGGCACCGGCTTCGCCTTTCCAGACCAGACAGATCCCGGTACGGAGGGCGCCGCGTTCTTAGGCGGAAACTTTCAACTCACCGCCGTCCCCCTCCCCGCCGCTGCCTGGCTGTTCGGGAGCGGGGTGATCGGGATGCTGGGCCTCGCGCGCAGACAATTCCAAGAGTCACGGAAAACCATGAATCAATCTCACGAATAA
- a CDS encoding helix-turn-helix transcriptional regulator produces the protein MDVIGMLQNKQLLRVDEAAKILNVSRWTVYRWVEAGRLGGTRLGAGSLRIFSHTVAALIDLHCVGAIQAEHVDVPTKHNSLKPRAVSARSLGRETSRLRQAAAV, from the coding sequence ATGGATGTCATCGGCATGTTGCAGAACAAACAGTTACTCCGCGTAGACGAAGCCGCAAAGATTCTTAATGTCAGCCGCTGGACGGTGTATCGATGGGTCGAGGCCGGTCGGCTGGGTGGCACACGCTTGGGCGCCGGCAGTTTGAGAATTTTCAGCCACACTGTGGCAGCCCTCATCGATCTCCATTGCGTCGGAGCGATCCAGGCAGAACACGTCGATGTACCGACCAAGCACAATTCACTCAAGCCCCGGGCGGTGAGCGCACGGTCTCTAGGTCGCGAAACGAGCCGGTTGCGACAGGCTGCCGCAGTCTGA
- a CDS encoding cytochrome P460 family protein, translating into MTLKNWSLALCAVAILGFAEVGSAETGSAQVRLKDGEPALPVGYRNGPKFLTEIQRPDIKQVRELFINAVGAATKAGQPFPNGTVLVMELYKVKLDGETPVIGPDGKLMKGDLAKIFVMEKGEGWGQEVPENLRTGHWVFAAYGPDGKALSEDFSKCRGCHAPLTMKDFVPRYDEYFEKRVAR; encoded by the coding sequence ATGACACTCAAGAATTGGAGCCTGGCACTATGTGCCGTTGCGATATTGGGATTTGCCGAAGTCGGCTCAGCGGAGACTGGCTCTGCCCAGGTAAGGTTGAAAGATGGAGAGCCTGCGTTGCCGGTCGGGTATCGGAATGGACCGAAGTTCTTGACTGAGATTCAGCGACCGGACATCAAGCAAGTCCGCGAGCTATTCATCAATGCCGTAGGCGCCGCAACGAAGGCGGGGCAACCGTTTCCAAACGGGACGGTGCTGGTGATGGAGCTCTATAAAGTCAAGCTCGACGGAGAAACGCCTGTGATCGGTCCGGACGGCAAATTGATGAAGGGGGATCTCGCTAAAATCTTCGTCATGGAAAAAGGTGAGGGTTGGGGACAAGAGGTACCCGAGAATCTCAGGACCGGTCATTGGGTCTTTGCGGCTTATGGCCCTGACGGGAAAGCCTTGTCCGAAGACTTCAGCAAGTGCCGAGGCTGTCACGCCCCATTGACCATGAAAGACTTTGTCCCTCGCTACGATGAATACTTTGAAAAGCGGGTCGCCCGATAA
- a CDS encoding c-type cytochrome, translated as MRVFDEHVATSICTRGRFSLCALGLMASMWLGGCGAVLTEIPELNTADGRVFAQRCGACHGKPFGSHGITHGVPDPRFRTIMEWQEELTRMDSLMREKGIQPLTGSEREAIVRYLHRHAKS; from the coding sequence ATGAGGGTATTCGATGAGCATGTCGCAACATCCATCTGCACGAGAGGCAGGTTCTCGCTGTGTGCTCTGGGGCTCATGGCGAGCATGTGGCTCGGGGGATGTGGGGCGGTGTTGACGGAAATTCCTGAATTGAATACCGCTGATGGGCGGGTGTTTGCTCAGCGGTGTGGGGCCTGTCACGGAAAGCCGTTTGGTAGCCATGGCATCACGCACGGCGTGCCGGATCCACGGTTCCGGACCATAATGGAATGGCAAGAAGAGTTGACCAGGATGGACAGCCTCATGCGTGAAAAGGGGATTCAGCCCCTGACAGGATCTGAGCGTGAAGCAATCGTCCGGTATTTACACCGTCATGCGAAGTCGTAG
- a CDS encoding TIGR03790 family protein produces MIHSFRPLICASLLATIAPLSLAQAELRPQHVAIVANATNPDSLAVARHYAAQRNIPSDHIIPLTLPFRDTISRQEYEDLVVMPLRRILEDRALHSSVRILVTTYGIPLRVEAPHLSEEEHRRLTDAQQLVKTSRTRLEQLKQQFEQLVPEASRPQGTPPFPAQDILEAARTAALVSQVDRSWRTALTQLQQQRIPSTERPTQELIQLTQQYGGWGIMLPKRTGSEAHEAPPETPQAAAWRALLDRSSSLWTGLGLYPITSHRPLLYRWAERLFGVRGVLELASAEVDRLTYTYADASLDSELSLLWWDRNLYPVAWRWDNPLFQDHAASSDQLPILMASRLDAPTPELAKGLVDRALQAERTGLNGSVYFDARGLQPDGAIDTYGHYDHSLREAAALVKEKSSYNVVLDVSEATMTAVPNVALYIGWYKLRAYEDVFSFSPGAIGYHMASAESLTVHDRGERGWCKNALEHGITATLGSVGEPYLDAFPEPARFTTLLLSGKYSLAEVYYLTSRTISWRMVLFGDPLYNPMKGRSSIPSADSPSIAPSDRRLGDPVAQRRRAHDLMHDRQKRLISLLQQAEQRLTAQPNLPAQQQAQ; encoded by the coding sequence ATGATCCACTCTTTTCGTCCCCTCATTTGTGCTTCTCTTCTGGCGACGATCGCGCCGCTCTCGCTCGCACAGGCCGAGCTTCGGCCGCAGCATGTCGCCATCGTAGCCAACGCCACGAACCCCGACAGCCTCGCTGTGGCTCGGCACTATGCCGCTCAGCGTAACATTCCATCAGACCACATCATTCCGCTCACGCTCCCGTTTCGCGACACGATTTCCCGTCAAGAATACGAGGATCTCGTCGTCATGCCGCTTCGACGTATACTGGAAGACCGCGCGCTCCATTCGTCCGTTCGCATCCTCGTCACCACCTATGGAATCCCGTTGCGGGTGGAAGCGCCTCATCTCTCGGAAGAAGAACACCGCCGGCTCACAGACGCCCAACAACTGGTCAAAACCAGCCGGACAAGATTGGAGCAGTTGAAACAGCAGTTCGAACAGCTTGTGCCGGAAGCATCGAGACCACAGGGCACACCGCCTTTCCCGGCGCAAGATATTCTCGAAGCGGCCAGGACAGCCGCGCTTGTCTCACAAGTCGACCGGAGCTGGCGTACCGCGCTTACGCAGCTCCAGCAACAGCGGATCCCATCGACCGAGCGCCCTACGCAGGAATTGATTCAGCTGACTCAGCAATATGGTGGCTGGGGTATCATGCTCCCGAAACGAACGGGATCTGAAGCGCATGAAGCGCCTCCGGAAACGCCTCAAGCAGCCGCTTGGCGTGCACTACTGGATCGGTCAAGCTCCCTGTGGACAGGACTCGGGCTTTACCCGATCACCTCACACCGTCCGTTGCTCTACCGCTGGGCGGAACGGCTCTTCGGCGTACGTGGTGTGCTGGAACTCGCGAGCGCGGAGGTCGATCGACTCACCTATACCTATGCCGATGCTAGTCTCGACAGCGAATTAAGTCTATTGTGGTGGGACCGGAATCTTTATCCCGTCGCCTGGCGCTGGGACAACCCTCTTTTTCAAGATCATGCCGCCTCCAGCGATCAACTCCCTATTCTCATGGCCAGTCGGCTGGACGCTCCGACCCCTGAACTGGCGAAGGGTCTCGTCGACCGAGCCCTACAAGCAGAGCGCACGGGATTGAACGGCAGCGTGTACTTTGATGCCCGGGGATTGCAACCGGATGGTGCGATCGACACCTACGGCCACTACGATCACAGCTTGCGAGAGGCTGCAGCGCTGGTCAAGGAGAAATCTTCGTACAACGTCGTGCTGGACGTTTCCGAAGCAACGATGACCGCCGTCCCGAACGTGGCGCTCTACATCGGTTGGTACAAGCTACGGGCGTACGAAGATGTATTTTCGTTCAGCCCGGGAGCCATCGGCTATCACATGGCCTCTGCCGAATCCCTGACGGTGCATGACCGTGGCGAGCGAGGCTGGTGCAAGAATGCGCTGGAACACGGGATTACGGCCACGCTCGGCTCAGTCGGGGAACCCTACCTCGACGCATTCCCGGAACCGGCCCGCTTTACCACTCTGCTGTTATCGGGAAAGTACTCTCTCGCCGAGGTCTACTATCTCACAAGCCGAACCATTAGCTGGAGGATGGTCCTATTCGGCGATCCGCTCTACAATCCGATGAAAGGACGTTCATCGATACCGTCAGCGGATTCTCCATCCATCGCCCCTTCGGATCGGCGATTGGGCGATCCCGTTGCGCAACGGCGACGGGCACATGATCTCATGCACGATCGACAGAAGCGATTGATCTCCCTGCTGCAACAAGCCGAGCAGCGCCTCACCGCTCAGCCGAACTTACCGGCCCAACAACAGGCTCAGTGA
- a CDS encoding SUMF1/EgtB/PvdO family nonheme iron enzyme — translation MSFRCRTLVAAAFAAATYPISLVHAAVLPLDTVVVGNAGNLPDPLTGLGSVAYSYHITNTEVTNAQYAAFLNTVDPTGSNPHDLYNPDMTNATGFAVVKGGINFDPQATAGTMYSPKLNYDDKPVNYVSFYDAARFANWVMTGDTENGFYTFSDTNTLATQGTHGSAQHNAMNWVAIPSQDEWYKAAFHKNDGATADYYLYPTSSDDIPVVAAATATGVIANPGPNVANYNFGANWDGTINLGHVTSVGSAGIESASPYGTFDQGGNVMEWIDAVSGSRRIMRGGSLWLDESTLRSTYTSEYNPLIGGSSLGFRLSSLGPINVVPLPAAAWLFGSAVIGLMGVARRHKTIAS, via the coding sequence ATGAGTTTTCGTTGCCGAACCCTTGTGGCTGCGGCCTTTGCCGCAGCCACGTATCCCATTTCACTGGTCCACGCCGCAGTGTTGCCCCTCGACACCGTGGTTGTCGGCAATGCCGGGAATCTCCCGGACCCCCTGACCGGACTCGGCTCAGTCGCGTACAGCTACCACATCACCAACACCGAGGTAACCAATGCGCAGTATGCCGCATTTCTAAATACAGTCGACCCCACCGGCAGCAACCCGCACGATCTCTACAACCCCGATATGACCAATGCCACCGGGTTTGCCGTCGTCAAAGGTGGGATTAATTTTGACCCGCAGGCCACAGCAGGCACGATGTATAGCCCCAAGCTCAACTATGATGACAAGCCGGTCAACTACGTGAGTTTCTACGATGCCGCGCGATTCGCCAACTGGGTGATGACCGGAGATACGGAGAATGGCTTTTACACCTTCAGCGATACCAACACACTAGCAACCCAGGGAACGCATGGATCGGCACAACACAACGCTATGAACTGGGTCGCCATTCCGAGTCAGGATGAATGGTATAAGGCGGCGTTTCACAAGAATGACGGCGCGACAGCCGACTATTATCTCTATCCGACAAGCAGCGACGACATCCCGGTGGTCGCCGCCGCGACCGCGACCGGCGTGATTGCCAATCCCGGCCCTAATGTGGCCAATTACAACTTCGGCGCCAACTGGGACGGCACCATCAATCTCGGCCATGTCACCTCCGTCGGCAGCGCCGGGATCGAGAGCGCGAGTCCTTACGGGACGTTCGATCAGGGCGGCAACGTGATGGAATGGATTGATGCGGTGAGCGGGTCGAGACGCATCATGCGCGGCGGGTCGCTCTGGCTCGATGAGTCGACGCTGAGGTCGACCTACACAAGCGAGTACAATCCTCTGATCGGAGGCAGCAGCCTCGGGTTTCGACTATCCAGCCTGGGCCCGATCAACGTCGTGCCGCTTCCCGCAGCGGCCTGGCTCTTTGGGAGTGCCGTCATTGGATTGATGGGCGTAGCGCGGCGGCACAAGACTATTGCCTCTTGA
- a CDS encoding VPLPA-CTERM sorting domain-containing protein: protein MKSSTLTSLVLSTVLFILPAVAPAATVTGGEFTMSLDRDALAQLVLNPSGTPPTIFLEEFFTSPSLTGAQINDVVNTNLVPGNGEIPATGLVYGVTGSTVSNPAGRAIQATNFTYDPNNVTGTAAGQIGLGGVLRFMGNFPGIFATGDYALKYDATRIGNSAGGSGWYLLNNYGFPVPGLELTDVAVDSNPFSLNLSGNLKWSPEVTNAFFHSSDLGKTVGTFTFASPVPLPAAAWLFGSGVIGLAGVARRRMAHCG from the coding sequence ATGAAGTCCTCGACTCTCACCTCCCTCGTGCTTTCCACCGTGCTGTTCATTTTGCCGGCTGTGGCGCCGGCTGCCACCGTCACCGGCGGCGAGTTCACGATGAGTCTTGACCGTGATGCGTTAGCCCAACTCGTTCTGAATCCAAGCGGCACCCCGCCGACGATTTTTCTTGAGGAATTCTTCACCTCGCCTTCGCTGACAGGCGCGCAAATCAATGACGTCGTCAATACGAATCTCGTACCAGGCAACGGCGAGATTCCTGCCACTGGCTTGGTCTATGGCGTCACCGGGTCCACAGTTTCCAATCCAGCAGGTCGGGCCATTCAGGCGACGAATTTCACCTACGATCCGAACAACGTGACCGGCACGGCTGCCGGACAGATCGGCCTGGGCGGCGTACTCCGATTCATGGGGAATTTTCCTGGGATCTTTGCGACCGGCGACTACGCTTTGAAATACGATGCCACGCGAATCGGCAACTCGGCCGGAGGTTCAGGTTGGTACCTGCTGAACAACTATGGATTTCCCGTTCCTGGCCTAGAGTTGACCGATGTCGCCGTCGACAGCAATCCCTTCTCGTTGAACCTGTCCGGGAATCTCAAATGGAGTCCGGAGGTCACCAATGCCTTCTTCCACTCCAGCGATCTCGGCAAGACCGTCGGCACCTTCACCTTTGCCTCACCCGTCCCGCTGCCCGCCGCCGCCTGGCTGTTCGGCAGCGGGGTGATCGGATTGGCCGGAGTCGCGCGTCGTCGGATGGCACATTGTGGGTAG
- a CDS encoding cytochrome-c peroxidase, with product MRTRITHVLAVAALGLGITVATDAFSQVNSPTDPPRPPSLKTIPVPEPTNLAEFVSDRQAAIRLGKALFWDMQVGSDGVQACGSCHFNSGMADSRSKNQLSPGLKRITSTGAPNPDRTFHRNLGPVGQVTGSDFPFFPASNDVLSSQGVRNSVFLGIGNGPADLVRSEPDPDGFRVGSTNTRRVEPRNTPTVINAVFNHRQFWDGRADNVFNGVNEMGDRDPNARLFRADSPTSPVAVQVRLEDSSLASQAVGPPVNESEMSARGRTMRDVGKKFARYQIPGQPASNLRPLALQLVHPEDSVLGSLSRWPQKGLNVSNYPELIQAAFHRHWWDSPKLIRVGTDGTPTVIDPPSVALAVNEYTVMQYNFSLFFGLAIQLYEATLVADNSPYDQFMDGNPNAISEQAVLGVDLFRSQARGQCITCHEGAELTNASVRQVRADPTRIRDGQAADRGFNNTGVLGTIEDLGLGAKDNLGNWLSTVKRLSPPPPEPIVSDGAFKVPGLRNVELTAPYFHTGGHVDLPAVIDFYDRAGDAHVGMVTLDGTHVELMSILGLTPEEKAAMLAFLVSLTDERVRFQQAPFDHPQLFIPNGPGAPRMIMPGDPLFEIPAVGRFGGQPQKKFLEP from the coding sequence ATGCGCACCAGGATCACTCATGTTCTCGCCGTTGCCGCGCTAGGGCTCGGCATCACCGTCGCCACAGACGCTTTCTCTCAGGTCAACAGCCCGACCGATCCACCTCGTCCGCCGTCGCTCAAGACCATCCCTGTGCCGGAACCAACAAATCTCGCCGAGTTTGTCAGCGACCGCCAGGCCGCCATTCGTCTCGGCAAGGCCCTCTTTTGGGACATGCAGGTCGGCAGCGACGGGGTACAGGCCTGCGGAAGCTGTCATTTTAATTCCGGCATGGCCGATAGCCGATCAAAGAATCAGCTCTCGCCGGGATTAAAGCGTATCACCTCAACCGGTGCGCCGAATCCGGACCGGACCTTCCACAGAAATCTTGGACCTGTCGGACAAGTGACTGGATCCGATTTTCCATTCTTCCCCGCGAGTAACGATGTGCTCTCCTCCCAGGGCGTTCGCAACTCCGTCTTCCTCGGCATTGGAAACGGCCCTGCTGATCTGGTTCGCTCCGAACCAGATCCTGATGGATTTCGAGTCGGCTCAACGAACACGCGCCGTGTGGAACCCCGCAATACGCCGACTGTCATCAATGCTGTGTTCAATCACCGTCAGTTTTGGGACGGTCGTGCGGACAACGTCTTTAATGGTGTGAACGAAATGGGGGACCGGGATCCGAACGCCCGGCTGTTCCGTGCAGATAGCCCCACGAGTCCGGTCGCCGTCCAGGTGAGGCTTGAAGACTCCAGCCTCGCCTCGCAAGCGGTCGGTCCTCCGGTGAATGAAAGCGAAATGTCCGCCCGTGGCCGGACGATGCGGGACGTCGGAAAGAAATTCGCCCGTTACCAGATTCCCGGCCAGCCAGCCTCCAACCTTCGGCCGCTGGCGCTTCAGCTGGTGCACCCTGAAGACAGCGTGCTCGGGTCACTAAGCCGTTGGCCACAAAAGGGCCTGAATGTGAGCAACTACCCGGAACTCATCCAGGCGGCGTTTCACCGTCACTGGTGGGATTCACCAAAGCTCATCCGTGTCGGGACGGACGGCACGCCGACCGTGATCGACCCGCCCTCTGTGGCACTTGCGGTCAATGAATACACCGTGATGCAGTACAACTTCTCGCTCTTCTTCGGCCTGGCCATCCAGCTGTACGAAGCGACCCTCGTGGCCGACAATTCTCCCTACGATCAATTCATGGACGGCAACCCCAACGCCATCAGCGAGCAGGCCGTCTTGGGCGTGGATCTCTTCCGCAGCCAGGCTCGCGGCCAATGCATCACCTGTCATGAGGGGGCGGAGCTCACCAACGCCTCAGTCCGCCAAGTTCGTGCCGACCCGACGCGCATCCGAGACGGGCAGGCTGCGGACCGTGGCTTCAACAACACCGGCGTGCTCGGCACGATCGAGGACTTGGGTCTTGGGGCGAAGGACAACCTTGGGAATTGGCTCTCCACGGTCAAACGGCTCAGCCCTCCGCCTCCGGAACCGATCGTCTCGGACGGGGCCTTCAAGGTGCCGGGCCTGCGCAATGTCGAGCTGACGGCTCCCTACTTTCATACCGGGGGGCATGTCGATCTGCCGGCTGTCATCGACTTCTACGATCGAGCCGGTGATGCCCACGTCGGCATGGTGACACTCGACGGCACACACGTCGAGCTGATGTCGATCCTGGGACTCACGCCTGAGGAAAAGGCTGCGATGTTGGCCTTCCTGGTCTCGCTCACGGACGAGCGGGTGCGTTTTCAGCAAGCTCCGTTCGATCATCCGCAACTGTTCATCCCGAACGGACCGGGCGCACCCCGGATGATCATGCCCGGCGATCCGTTGTTCGAAATTCCCGCAGTCGGCCGCTTCGGCGGGCAACCGCAAAAGAAATTCTTGGAGCCATAA
- a CDS encoding transporter family protein, with amino-acid sequence MRRAASYLLLALLSLWGGYSSAEASCGSVSCFVVIGSQQAISPAGVLTVNLSFTHTPNEIPAGGVNTIPFANQQTKQLILANSQVSQLSTLVQTAVLDLNYGLTERIGIQVQVPYRMIDAVGQIGAAAVANTFDRGFGDVLGKVKYNLLPSLRSMVVLEMGVWFPVGDYGNMPVAGQLAESTLQVGRGAFGVQPGFYQTYELIPHRLNQFLSGNVRYTFRNSDGYRFGEEFSVNAGLNLVTFPWLTLTNQINFRYKGRDNIEAALSEFQPAPVNRPVLLDGNIIGRSVPTTDHTYVAYSTGAVINVFDFAQVYFIAQIPIYRDFNGNLQQEISFVGGVTKYFTTPSLFKQ; translated from the coding sequence ATGCGCCGTGCAGCGTCATATCTGTTGCTTGCCCTGCTGAGTCTGTGGGGGGGGTACTCCTCTGCTGAGGCATCTTGTGGCTCAGTCAGCTGCTTTGTGGTGATCGGGTCACAGCAGGCAATCTCACCGGCAGGGGTCTTGACCGTGAATCTCAGCTTCACTCATACACCGAATGAGATTCCGGCAGGGGGGGTGAACACCATTCCCTTCGCCAACCAGCAAACCAAGCAATTGATTTTGGCTAATAGCCAAGTCAGTCAACTGAGTACGCTGGTTCAAACTGCGGTATTGGATCTCAATTACGGACTCACCGAGCGAATCGGCATCCAGGTGCAAGTGCCGTATCGCATGATCGATGCCGTCGGACAGATCGGCGCCGCCGCAGTCGCGAACACATTCGACCGAGGGTTCGGAGACGTGTTGGGAAAGGTGAAATATAATCTGCTGCCGAGCCTGCGCAGTATGGTCGTTTTGGAAATGGGCGTGTGGTTTCCAGTCGGTGACTACGGAAACATGCCTGTCGCCGGGCAGCTCGCTGAATCCACCCTGCAAGTCGGCCGCGGGGCATTTGGAGTGCAGCCGGGGTTCTATCAAACCTACGAGCTCATTCCTCATCGACTGAATCAGTTCCTGTCGGGCAACGTCCGATATACATTCCGTAATTCCGATGGCTATCGATTCGGAGAAGAGTTTTCTGTCAATGCGGGACTGAATTTGGTCACGTTTCCGTGGTTGACGCTCACGAACCAAATCAACTTTCGCTATAAAGGTAGAGACAATATCGAAGCTGCGCTGTCTGAGTTCCAGCCGGCTCCGGTGAACCGGCCCGTCTTGCTCGATGGAAATATTATCGGGAGGTCCGTGCCGACCACCGATCATACGTATGTAGCCTATTCAACTGGGGCCGTAATCAACGTTTTCGACTTTGCTCAGGTCTATTTCATCGCACAGATTCCGATCTATCGCGACTTCAACGGTAATTTGCAGCAAGAAATCAGCTTTGTGGGAGGTGTCACCAAGTACTTTACGACGCCGTCCCTGTTTAAACAGTGA